The Diadema setosum chromosome 8, eeDiaSeto1, whole genome shotgun sequence genome includes the window TTTGATCGGCGCTTTTGTACGTTTTGGCTGTGCCGGGAAGGGGAAACTGTGCCATCATATGGATGTTGATTTCTTCAGCTTCCTTGTTGGTGGGACAAAGAACCGCCCTTGAAGAGAGCCAGTGTGATGTGCATTGGCTGGTGTCTAAATTTTCCTAGACGAATATGCAGAgggttttgatgttgttgtccTTGAGGAAATAATCAGTATCAAGGCGGATCTTGTACTCTCCTGGGTCTTCGTGAATAGGCTTTCTGCCCTCCCCAATCTCTAATAGCTCCTTGGCGAATGCCACTTCCTCAGGATTTACTCGCATATTCTGGGAAAGTTTCACGACTCTGACTTCTGGCCAGAGTGTGCTGCTCTTCAGACATTGTTTAgtcatttttttccatctgacaagatggctggatagcccatattcagctatggtaagctggtcttccatggggtccagttggatgtgaggtgggaccacttcaccaggttaaacaccctgctctttgcgatgaatgaatgaagcgggatcttttacgtgcatgagttgttgctctctcatacacgggacctccattttatgtcctatccgagggacagagtgttttgcctcttgctagaggggacggtatgtttacacacaacattgctcagtccagactcgggttcgaacccgggccgcgtgatcgtgaggcagacgcgctaccgactgagccaactcaccgcccctCAACAATGCATCAACAATATCTGCTCTGCTGCCATGTAGGACAACTGGGAGGATCTGTCTCCAGTCACCTGAGAAGAGGACTGTGAGACCTCCAAAGTTTGTGTCATTATCTCGGATGTCCCTGAAAGTTCTCTCAATGGTCTCATACACTTTCTTGTTGGCCATGGTGACTTCATCGATGATGAGGAGGTCGGTTTTTTGGATAAGTTGGCCTGTCTGGTCTCTTTTCGTAATGTTGCTCGTGGAAGTGTCCTGAAGTTCAGCCACTGGAACCTTGCACCTGGAATGGAGTGTGCGGCCATTCTTCGAGAGAGTTGCTGCTATGCCACTGGTAGCGGTGGCTAGTGCAATATATCCTTTAGATCGAACATAGGCAAGGATAGTTGAAATGAGGTAGGTTTTGCCAGTGCCTGCTGCTGCATCAAGAGCAATAATGAGGCCTTGGCTCCAGCCTCCAGCCTCCAGCTGAGCAAGGAAGGAAGCAGATCGATGATGGTCTCCAAATCGTCTCTCCAGACTGTTTGACTGCCCAAATAAGAGTTTGGCAAAATGCGGCAGGTTGAAAATGTATTCCGATGCCTCCGCTTGCAACAATGATATGAAGTCATAGTTGCTTCTCCTCTCCCCATCTATTTGAGGTAGATATGCTCTCGATTTGGTTGCACCAAGCAACAAACGATGCACTCCCACAACACAAGTTTTGTTGCAGTAGCGGGACAGTGCTTAAAGATGGTATCTGTTGCGCTTGCAGGTCCCTAATTTCTTCTTTCAGGACTTCAATCTCTGAAAACAGATCATCATTTGGCTCCTTGGGAGCATCGTCTTGCCTTCTCTTggagggtcggtgtaacttcTGGAAGTGGTAGCTGGTGGGTTGATGATGGGCCGATGCCCCATGATATCATGCATTTCCCAGTAGTATGGGAACCTAGTAAGATCTGGATCACCGGCCCCTGATCTCCCCATACCATCATGCACCGCCTTATAATTTTTCTTCAGCTCTTTCACTTTTACGTATATCTGATTGGCCGTCCTCGCCGGAAATCCCAAGTCATGTAGCCTCACTGCCATCTCTTCCCTTACCTCCTtccattttgttgatttttcctCTATTTTGGCCTGTATTTCGGGCTCCCGCCACACTGCTATCGAAGGCCTTTGTCTCCTTTTCTCCCCAGTTCTCCCCACGTTTTTCACCAGCGGCAtttgtcttctccattcttgttgatgagAATTTTTTAGCACTAGCTTCTTCGTCGCATTTGGCTAGGTTAGAATTGTACTGCACACACATGCGTGTactcgcaaaatgtcaacattgcgatttgacCATGGAAGTTTTACCTAGGCCGTGAGGTTTGTAAGGTCGTAGAGTGGGAGGGCTTGTCCATGACCGGCTAGTTGTGGTAGCGAGATAATCCTGAAAAAAATTCAGGGGTATCTTGGTCagaggaagaggtcgtggtaagttcccCCGACTAGAGGAAGTTACCATGACCTTGTTCAGACAGGCACTACTGCGACCTTTCCTCCGACCTTCTtccgaccaagcttcctccAAAGTTACTCCGACTAAAACTGCCTTCTTCTGAACGGCACCATTGTCTTCAAATATTCTTGTGCTGTCGGCAAAATCCATCAGTTCCTCTTTCATCATAATCTTGACTGATTAGCAAGCATTCATGATCTTTGAACATAAAACTCTCAACATGCCTGTTTCCATACTCCAATAATGGACTGGCCAGACAGTGGTTGACCACTCGTCCTCCATTGGTCAGCTGGTCTGTTCAATATATTACTGGACATGGAATAAAGTGCATGTATGTAGAATGATGTATTTTTGCTTAACTAACTATTTATGATGTGCTGCTATGTGGGAAGACCTTGAATTTGTTCAACCAGCATGTAAATATCAGCTGAATCTGCAGGCATTTATTGGGATGTTTGGTGAGAATaataacaagcaaaacaaaaagggCAAATTGGCCAGAGATATGAGACTGTGGCTTCCAGCTTTTTGTGATTacatgttcttttcttcttttagaAAGAGATTTGTTTTCAATGAAAGGCAATAGTCCATTCTGCAAGTCTCTTAACACAGGTGACTTGGCAATCTCTCAGTTATGTGATGTGTCGACAAAGAgctttttgtactttttttttttcataggacAGAAATATGTTTCTATTATGTTACTCCAGCATGTTGCTGATACTGTAGTTGAATGCCAGCATTTTGCCATGAGGAACTTCTGGACATATTGctctgcaaaaacaaacaaacaaacaaacactaaagAATTAGACTTATTTTCATAGTCTTTGCACCTCCACAGTTAGTgtcatttttttatgcctccgcactaagtgttgctggaggcattatgacATTACTAGTTTCTGGACGCATACCCCCCCCCTTTTAGTTTTGTtaaaataaccccccccccccccatgggtTCCTGAATCTGCCCCAGAAACAACATCAGAATGTTTCTTTGTTCAATATTTTACAGCATCATTGTACATCATCTATGGCACTACATGTATAACCATGAAACAAATACTGTTGAAGTCAGGAGTTAAAACAATCTGCATAGTAATCAACCAGCAGGTTGTGATAAATGTTACATCCACAGTAACGGCCAGAAACCAATCTTCTTTCTCTATCAACCACAAAACATCTTAAGCATCAAGGTGCCTTTTTGTTACATAAAACTCTTGATCACTTCACCTTATCAGATGTTCTTTACACATATGTACTAGCACtacttctgaaatatgaatctGTCTGCTATACCCATGACTTGTGCACAGTTTGTTGAAACGGAGTAGAGTAGAGGTTATCATTGATCAAGTTAATGCACATTGTAGTAACTGGTCTAAGATCCGAGGTGGACAGATGTTCATGCACACAAGATTTGTCAGATCACTGTGCATGTACTCTCCTTTGTTTACACTTGTGTCTCATATTGCCTTGTCTAGGTTTGTTTTAACCTATCACATTCTTCATCCCAATATTGTAATATaccaatacatgtattagttACATGATCTCTTTGAGCTTTTCTAATGATTGTTAgactggcaggtgtctatatgTGATGGTAATTTCATCAGTTACTGGGTTTTATGTTTTAGATTGTTTACCAACAGGTACAATTTATTTACGACAGCTTGGTAAATATTTCTGGTGTCCATCATGATGGTATGACATGCGAGTTAACAGATTCATGTTGGTTTATATTTCCATGGAGTTTTCCTGTAACATTTTGTGTTGTTGCCATGGATTCTTACAATAATGTATAAATACCAGTGTGTATGGGATAATACCTCTGGTTTGTGACATATAttttgatttgtgtgcagtACTGTTTGACAGCTAGCGTAAAATCCTCAAAAATTCACCACTGGCAAGTACATGTATCCTTTGTTCTCAAAGagaaatacatacattgtatgtattatgtgcATCATTATGTGAATATGAAAATCATGTATTGTTTTCACTGTGTTTTCTTCATGCTGGAATTATTAAGTGTATTTTTTCAAGTTATTCATATCCCAATTGAAGAGCAGCAACAGAATGATATCATTAATGTTTCAGACTGcttttgtatacattgtagtttaacCAGTTCAAAACAAAGAGTGAAAGAATGTGGAAGCATCACTCATTGCATTTCATTCAAAGACAACTatacacaaagaaataaattcaGAACACAGTACATCAACAGGAGTTCTGAAGGTCACTTtattaatttgtaatttgttgaCATGATAAATCTGCTCCAAGTACAAATCGTCTTCCTCATAGGAAGCTGCATAACAGCCAAGGGGAGTTTGGGAGATATTGAGAGAAGAAGCAAACAACAGGCCTACAGATGAAAAGATGGCAGAAGATTGagaagtttaaagggatagtacagtattggtggagatgagaattgggcttttaaccttttgcgagataccaagaaagtaCTTATggtatagtacagagcataccattttaagaagaattcaaagttttatttcatgaaaatcgggtttggaatgactgaaacatccaaaaacaaagtaaaacaaagcgactgtaataaagtgtgggtcccacactttattagaattgctcttttttggatatctcagccatttgaaaaccaattttcatcaaataaacgttgaattcgtcatagaattacatgctctttcatatttcataagaggtttctcctcatctcaccaaaaaatgttagaaacctgaaattaggtctcaaccaaaactgtacgatccctttaagatccTAGTTGGAGTGGGAAGTTTCGTGGGAAATGGAAGTTTGCCGTCCCACtggcgatcttaaacttctttatcttttgccagtctgactgtGCCAAATGTGTGAAAGGGCTTGGTTATTTTCATTAAAGACTGAAAACCACATGAATTTTAGTTCAGCAGCAACTATCATggtagcacaaaaaaaaaaaaaaaaaaaatatttgaaacagaTTTGCTGCTACCATAATATTGTAATTCATTGTTAAAATAACTGTAGGTCATTCGTGAAAATAGCAGAGATCGAAGAGTAAACAAAGTTATTCTATCCGAGATAccaggcaaaaacaaaagacatttatAAGTTACCAGTAAGTCTTATTCTTGACCACTTTATATAAAGCCATCATACCATCAACCCAACTAGTCTACAAATATAATCACAAACAATCCAGTGTTATTCACACATTGCATTCATAACTAAATAAAAGCCAAATTTATCTAGTAGAAAAGTACATTACAGCTACACTTCGGCAAACTATCACACATGCTTCTGGAAAGGCAGTATGTCTACAGTACAACGTATTGTTACAGTATTACTCCCAGCACAGTACACAAGTATCTATCTGTGCCATCTAAGACTACCTGGGGTCAATACACTTAGCCAAGTGTCTGCTTTGTGTGCGACATCCATGTAATGCTACTGGAAGACGGCAAATGGTATTAGAATAGCAGATGCCTCCTAGTTACAgcaagaagaaaaatgagagtGTGATCCTGGGTTATGATAAAATGTTGatgtaacaaaataaaactgcCAGTCtggaggactttgttataatgggtaTCCACTGAGCTAACAATTCCATACTACAtctctaaaataaaaccaatgTATATCAACAGGATTACAAACCTTTCCAGTGAGTCCCTGTTCTACAAGAGATACTGTAAATGACTTATATAGTGCTACAAATGTGAGCAAAGaattgggagaaaaaaaataggcaCAAAACATGTAATTCACTCCTCTTTAGACtatgcatttcaattttccatttattttgATCAAGTACAGgagtgctggaggcattatgtagCTATGTGTTAAGTTGTACATatccatccctttaaaacacaATGACTTGAAAACTAACGGCAGTATCAAGGCATGACCACACAAAAATGACCTAACTAGATAAAGGTTTTTggcatcaaatatcaaaagggCATGTGCAATTATGAATGTTCCTCATTTTCATAATTACATAGCTCAGATGAAAATGAATCAAAGGTGGTACAATGTAAAGGGAAAAGCCATGATGCACCAGTCATCTTAACATCTATAAAATATGGGCGTGAGTAGTGAAGACTGAAGTCAAATTCTGaatgtctttaatttcttgCTGCTCAAGAAATCTTTGACAAAATTCACAcacatttgaaatttgaaaccATGACAGGATTTTGGATTGCACACACTCTCTATGAATACAGCCACTTAAGAATAATACCAACTTGTgaccatatacatgtagttctacAGCAATATTCGGCTAATGTTCCAAGAATGAGCAAACAGGACGATCCTAGTAATGGGATCTCAACATCACTCCAGGGAACAGATGCTGAAcagggttgtgtgtgtgtgtgtatgtgtgtaatctTTGTATTTGAATATGCTGTATCACGAACAGTCTGCCTTTTTGTGAGGGACTTACAGGtataacctgttgaggacgagctgattttgccaTGGCACACATTTTCTGTAGAcatctgcctgagtatacttgggactagtcttcaatgggttaagtagCCCTACACAGCTACGAGGAATATGTTAAAATCCTTTTCCCTTCACTTCACATCACTGATTGACAACCCTATCTCTTCTCTACAGTGTTAGTTATTTACCCATGTCATTTCTTCAAGTACAGTACAACCTCGGTTATCTGGCCATGGCAGGACTAGCAGCCATCCAGAAGAGTTGTGTTGCCAGATTAAGCGAGATTCACTCAAGCACAACACTTTCTAGCAGGTTGTGTTGGGCATGTACACAAGAAATAATCAATTCACTATTGCTGTGTTCGATTTACATGGTAGATGAATGCTTCATAATTCAGATTATGTTATAATGAAATACAGCGCAATTGTGTTATAAAGAACATAGTTCTAATGAAATTCCAGTAACAACATAATACAAATTTGGGCCGCAACattatattcctttttttattctctATTTGTTCAgtcataacgaaatttcaatatatagcgaaagaaaattgccagtcCCACGGACTTCGTTATatcgggagtccactgtacaagtAAAAATGCTAATACTTGTGTGTCTTTGTTCCTTTGAATTTGCAGACACGCAATAATCAAGCCTGGTGGGTATTCTTTCATTCTCCCATCTCTCCTATTACACCATCAGATGAGCAGCATACTTTTCTTTCTAGCAACAGTATCTCGGTTCATATCACGTTGATTGGcatttgacaaaacaaaacaaaaatcaattagAATAACTCATCCAAAAAATGGCCTGACAATGGAGGCAAGCAGTTTCAGCAGAAGAGTAGGAGAAAAATACtcttaaaatcatatttttcacattcatatcaCTTTTGTGCAATGAACATTAGAGTATTGTCTCTAAATAGAACACACAGAGGTCAGCACCCTTTGTCAGTAGACTATCAGACTGATACAATCTTCTACACTAACGGGTTCTTAGCATTCCTGTATACAGTTTCTGTCTGTACTGATCAGCAAGCAAACTGGTGATTGACACCAAACCATCTGCATCACCTGCACATCATGCTACAGAGCTAACAGCAGTTCTGAATTGAGATTGGGCCGCGCATGCTTTGAGCCACTTCTGGACATTGGAGGGAGCCCCGCTGTTTTGCCCTGTCTGGTGTAGGGCACTCCAAACCGCGATGTCGGCAATCGTTGGGGATTCCCCAACCAGCCATGTGCGCTTTCCAAGAGTTGAATTCAGCGTCCGCACGGCGGCTGCCTTCTCCTTGGAACTGCCGTTGAGGATGGTGGAACTGGTGAGATCCAGGAAGCCGTCGATGCTGGTGACCGCGGTGATGTCCGCAGCGTCATAGGCTGGGGTCAAGAGTCGTGACAGGTAGCGGAGGATGTTGACCTCTCCCTGAATAGGGGTCTGACTACTGGCCTTGACCTTCATCTCTGGACCATGGGTGACTGGTCAAGCACATtagtaataaaagaaatgaaaccatTACGACTTCACTCAACAGTACATGAGAGCCCATAAATGGAAGTGTGATTTGGGATCCTGTACTACAATGTGATTAAGTATAAAATTGTGGGGTCAGAAAGACCATAAAATGAGCACAATTACATGACACATGCGAGAACCTTCTTTATATTGTGAAATCACTGCAATATAAACTGATTATCTTGTGGGAGAACCTACTAAAAAATTAATAACATAAGAAATTGACAGAAATCACTCATGAAAAAAAGCTATCTTTCAACAAGAATcatatttttgcttttcttaTAATGAAATAGACGAAAATGTCTTTATCTAGAATTTAGATCTTTATGTAAACATGGGCATTAATAGATGTCCCTATACATACCCTCCATATCTTTCAAAATGTGTACAGATTAAAAGACAGTTCATAAAATAGTCTGCTTTTGCTGTATTAAGCCTTTATAGACCGATCCGACCTGACAGCAAAATCCGGCATCACGGCAGTGTCCTATGTGCACATGCATAGAAAATGCATGATTGATATCATAGCTCCTGGCTCGCACCCGCTGCAACGCATATCATGCATTCAGCATACATGTGCGCAACTGGTACACGGCAATGAATAACGGGTGTTTTGTCAAGTCGGATCGGtttatacatacactgtaactGACTGAAAAAATCATCTTTATTCCTCACAGTTCTTTGTCatctcttcacttttttttttttcaattcagacATATTTTCCCCCCATAATTCAAAATTCTATATCAAACACATTCTATCGTTTCAGACATACTTGAAGGAACAGGGAGAGTTGTAATCGAACTAGCTCACCATTTTTCCAGATCAGTGTAAGAGACAACTGGTTGTCCCCCCTATTGCTGGCTGCATGAATGCCATTCTCTTCAAAGTATCTGAGCAGCTTCTCTGGGACTGACGAGACAGAGGAGTGTGCATGAACCCTGGTCATGCATCGATACTGCTGCTTCAGTAGCTCGTAGAGAACCAGCAGTGAATAGGGTGGGTTGTTGGGATTGGCATAGATGACCACATCACAAAGACACTCAGAGCtctgtgaaaattgacaaaaatttaCCAATTCATGGTAACAAAGCTTCTACGGAATTATGACAAAAATACTCAGAAAAAAACTTAAATCCTTACTATTCAATCACAGGACCAAAAGTTAGGTCCCCTCTATGACCCGACAATGGTCAAGATAATATCTCCAATGCAATTCTCTCATTGCTGTAACCATCATGTCTACACTTATGataaatcaaaacagaattacTAGTCATAATTAGATAGATTTCATGGGAGTAACAGTATCATActattcatacatacatttatttaAAATCACAAATATCAAGAAGCACTCCATTTACTTCTTCCTTACTGAAATATACACTTCATCTCTTTCTGCAATCTTCTCTTACCACTTTGTGAGTAAGAATAAACTTGTGATTCATCCAAATTCCAATTCCTTCtgcagccaaaaaaaaaatggtggtacagttgaacctctattatccggcctccctttatccggatctctctattatccggacgcaatctcgccgtgatttttttaaaataattacgggaagaaaggggaattcccaactccttgagaactcctacccaaacacacatgaattacatattacttccaatatgattaacatacattgcatcaaatttccttccaaattgcttaccttcagacatttcaacatcccgaaacatccccaaatgtaacaatgaaaaggttgcagtatacacattactacatgtggtactacaatgagctacatcagtacatgtgtatgtatatgtacatgtataaagcattgagtctcccgtatccggccaaatcccttatccggatgagccccggtcccgacttgtccggatacgagaggttcaactgtattcaCCAATGATCATACTCCTAAAGTGTCAATGGGCCCTGGGGCTCCTTTAATTCCTTGAGACATTACAAA containing:
- the LOC140232332 gene encoding aminoacyl tRNA synthase complex-interacting multifunctional protein 2-like; translated protein: MSTTKGMFKLDPVYDFSNAKLDLPDCMFKMANIHDGGNTSSGPEGEIDPALAALEQRQESILTELESLKTQVAALSTKIQPGANVQVAAAAVSSGGPSKLSSECLCDVVIYANPNNPPYSLLVLYELLKQQYRCMTRVHAHSSVSSVPEKLLRYFEENGIHAASNRGDNQLSLTLIWKNVTHGPEMKVKASSQTPIQGEVNILRYLSRLLTPAYDAADITAVTSIDGFLDLTSSTILNGSSKEKAAAVRTLNSTLGKRTWLVGESPTIADIAVWSALHQTGQNSGAPSNVQKWLKACAAQSQFRTAVSSVA